The DNA sequence CTGCAGATAGCCAACCTGGCCGCAGCCGTAACCGTACAGAAACTAAAACAGACTGGCACGGCCAGTTTGCCCGAGATACTGGCTTTGTACGAAACTCTATAACCGAAAGCAGGTTTCTACCGTAGGGTTTACAACCGGCGATGCGCTTTCCAGACCCGGCAATCTGCGTTATCAACGTGCTATCCCCCCTTCATTCCATGACTGACCACGTCCTGAAAAAGTGCCGCGACGAGCTGCACACCCACCTGACCACCGAACTGCTCCCGTTCTGGACGGCGCGCACGATCGATCGTGAAAACGGCGGTTTCATCACCCACTTCGACCAGTATGGTCACGATTCGGGGGAGGACGAAAAATCGCTTATCGCCCAGACGCGCTCCATCTACACCTACGCGTCGGCGCACCGGGCGGGCTACGGCGACGGAGCCCTTGCTGATTTTGCCCGTCACGGGGTGGACTATCTGCTGGACCGGATGTGGGATGCTGAATTTGGTGGTTTCTACTGGATGACGAACCGGAAAGGAGACGTACTGAACGATCAGAAAATTGTTTACGGCCATAGTTTCGCCATCTACTGCCTGAGCGAGTACACGCTGGCGACGGGTGATTTGCGGGGTGTCGAATACGCCGAAAAGGTGTTCGACCTGTTGCAGAAATACGCGTCGGATACCTGCTACGGTGGTTATTTCGAAGTGTTCAACCACGACTGGACCCTGACCGGGCCGGGATCGGCGGGGGGAAACCGGAAAACGCTCGATGCCCACATGCACCTCATGGAGGCATTTACGAGTTTGTACGAATGCACCCGCCAGTCTATTCATCGCCGTAAACTGCTCGAAGTGATTAACCTGCTGGTCGGCAAAATTATGCACCCTACCTACGGCACGGGCGTGCCGCAGTTCTGGGCTGACTGGCGCGTAGCTCCCCAGATCAAGTTCGACGTTATCTGGGGCTGGGACCGGTTTACCGAAGATGGCGTAAAACACCAGGCCGAGGATAACACCAGTTACGGGCATAATACCGAGTTTGGCTGGCTGTTGCTGCACGCCCTTGTGGTGCTCGAAATTCCCCACGAAACGTACATCAACCAGCTAAAAAAAGCATTCTCGCACGCTGCCGATTATGGTGTCGACTGGGAGTACGGGGGCGTTTTTGTGGAGGGCTCCCACCATGGCGAGGTATACGACCGGGAAAAGGAATTCTGGCAGCAGGCCGAAGCACTCATCGGCTTTCTGGATGCCTACCGGATATTTGGCGAGGAGAAGTACTGGAAAGCCTACGAAAATGTTCACCGCTTTGTTCTGGACAAAATGGTGAACCACGAAGTAGGTGAGTGGTGGCCGCTGATGACCCGGCAGGGGGTTCCGATCTGGACCCACATGAGCCATTCCTGGAAAATAAACTACCATACCGTCCGGTCCATGGTGCAGTCGGTCCGGCGGCTCGATGCGTTGCTGGAACGAACCGCGTCGGATGGTTTGTAAAACGCCGATACGTAAGCCCATTGGGCTACTTTTGCAGAAAAAAACTTATGAATCCCTGGAGCCAGGTTCCGCCCGCCGATTATGAACGTCACATGAGCCACGAAACGGTGGGGCAACTGGCGTCGCTGAGTGAAATCACGAAGGAAAAAGTAGAGCATCGGTACCCGCAGACGGTGGCGGTATATGGGGCCTGTACCGGAAACGGTTTTGCGCATTTCGTTGATGCACAAACCGTCTACGCCGTTGACCTCAACCCAACGTATCTGGCTATTCTGCACGACCGTTACGAACCGATCCTCAATGAGCTGGTGCTGGTGCAGGCCGATATTAACCAGGACCCCGTGTCCATTCCGCCAGCCTCGGTTGATCTGATCATCTGCCACCTCTTTCTCGAATATGTTGATCTCGACCGAGCCTTTGCCAGCATCAAACAAACCCTGCGGCCGGGGGGCTTGTTGAACGTAGTACTCCAGCGTAGCAACGCGACGGGCTGGGTTAGCAACACGGGCGTAACTACGCTACAGCCCGTAGCAGCTATAGCCAGTGAAGTGCCCGAAGAAACACTGCTCCGCCATACCGCCCCCGACTTGCGGTTTGAGGGGCGGCAGACCTACCGGATGCCCAACGGCAAAAGCCTGATTTCCTATGATTTTGTGAACGGGGGAAACACCCCGGCAGCCGATGAAGAAAGTTCTGATTTTGAGTGGCCTGAGTGGTAGCGGCAAGTCAACGTTTGCGCGGCAGTTTTGCGCACAACATCCGAACTGGCTCCGCGTAAACCGCGATGACCTGCGCCGGAGTCTGTTGTCCGTTTCGCTGTCCGAGTACTGGCAAACCTGGTCTGACCGCGAGAAGAGCCGCCTGGAAACGCTCGTGAGCGAGTTGCAGAAAACGGCCATCGTCGATGGTCTATCGCGTAACTGGAACGTGCTGATCGACAATACGAATCTGAAACAAAGCTACTTTTCGGAGTTTCGGAAGATGCTCGCCGATACATTCGACGCGGTCGAAATCAGTTACCAGCTGCTGGACGTACCCGTTGCCGAGTGCATCCAGCGCGACAAATACCGCGATGATTCGGTGGGGGAGGCCGTAATCCGAAACCAGGCCGAACAACTGGCCGTACTCAAAAAGAACTTCAACTTTCGCCCCGAAGTGCTGACCCGGCGCGATCCGTTCCAGCGCGACCAGGATGAATTGCTGCCCCGTTGCATCCTGGTCGACATTGACGGGACAGTGGCCGACAAAGGGGACCGGTCGCCGTTTGCGTGGCACCGGGTGGGTGAGGATACGCCCCGATGGCCGATCATCTCTCTCGTCAAAGCCATGCGGGCTGCGGGCTATGCCGTTATCTTCTTCTCGGGTCGCGATGCCGTTTGCCGGCGCGAAACCACCGACTGGCTATGTACGCATTTCGGCTGGGCCACCACCGATTTCCTGTTGTTCATGCGGCCCGCAAACGACAACCGGAAGGATGCCATTGTGAAGCACGAACTCTTCGATCAGCATATTGCCGGGCGCTACTACGTTGAGTTTGTGGTTGACGACCGCCAGCAGGTTGTCGACATGTGGCGTCGAACCGTTGGGCTGCCCTGCGTGCAGGTCGACTATGGCAATTTCTGATTAATCCGCCTGACGGACGCACCGGACCGGCGATCCTGCCGGCAGGATCGCCGGTCCGGTGCGTCCGTCAGGCGGCCATTGTCCAATTTGCGCATAAGGTTGTCCTAAAACAGGAAGATAGATAAGGTGCTGATGGTGAGGTTTGTATTGGTTATTTCGGAGGGCGCTGGCGAACGAAAATGCACCTGATTCGCCACTTGGATCAACGGGATGGCCGGCAAACAAACCATAACTCCTTACCACCATGAAAACGTACAAGTATGTTAACCAAACCTGGCAAGTCTTATTTTTCATCGTTCTCTGCCTGAGCCTGCCAAGGCTGGGGCGGGCGCAATCGACCGCTGCCGTTCCTTACGAACCTACCTACACCGAATGGGAGTATATGAAGGTGATGCCGGGCAAGGGAAGCGATTACCTGAAGGTAGAACAGACCTGGAAGAAGATCCACCAACGGCGGAAAGAAGAAGGTAAAATTATCAACTGGACACTCTACCGCCGGGTCTATCCAAGCGGCAGCAACACTACTTACGACTACGCAACAACGACGACGTTCAAAAGTGGGGTAGAACTGGAAGGCACCCTGGACATGACCTGGGAATACATCAAAAAAGGGCTCAACAACGAAGAGATAGCCATTGCCGAGGGTACAGAAAAGACGCGGCAGATCGTTGACCGTAAGCTGAACCTGCTGCTCGAACGCGTAGAGCCACAGGGGCGGTTTGTGAAGTTTACAACGCTGAACGTGAAGCCGGGTCAGGGGGCTGAACAGGAAAAGCTGGAACGAATGATGAATCCAGTATTTGTCGAAGCCTGCAAAATGGGCAAAATAGCCTCCTGGCGGTTTGGGCGGCAGCTGTTCCCGCTCAGCGCGAATGGGGGCAACTACTACCGGGGTATCGGGGTAAAGAACCTGGACGACCTGCTCAAAAACGAAACCAACAAGTACATTGAGGCTGCTTTCAGGAAAGTGTATCCTACCAAAGACTACGCTGCCGTAACGAAGAGTTTCCGCGATTTGATGACGGTGGTAACGGTGGAAATATGGGAAAAGATCGATAGCACACAGTAGCCGCCGACGTAATAAACGCCCTGCCTGAGTTGCCGGATATCGTCTACGCATTGTAGAAGTCGATGTCCGGCAAATCTATTTTCGCCCATTCTTTGTTATCCTTGTACCAGCCGGAGCCTGACTGGGACCTTTCTTCAGCTGCTCACCGCCATGGCGGAACGGCTATGTACGCGCTCACTCTTTTACGAATTGCATGAAACTCCTTAAAGTAGCCGCTGGTGTTCTCAATCAAATCCCGCTTGCGTGGGAGCACAACAAGCAAAATATCATCAACGCCATTGACGAAGCCCAGCGCCAGCAGGTGAGTCTGCTGTGTTTGCCCGAGTTCTGTATTTCGGGCTATGGCTGCGAGGATGCGTTTTTTGCCCAGAATACCATCGACCAGTCCATTGCCTCACTGCTCGAGATCGTGGAGCACACCAATGATATTGCGGTTGCCGTTGGGCTGCCCCTGCGGCATAACAACCGCACCTTCGACACGGCCTGCCTGATTGCCAACAAGCGAATTCTGGGTTTTGCCGTTAAGCAGTATCTGGCTAACAACGGGGTCCATTACGAAACGCGCTGGTTCCAGCCCTGGACACCGTTTGTGCGGGATGAGATCAGGATCGGCGACTTTTCGTATCCCTTCGGCGATGTCGTGTTTGACTTGTCGGGCGTGCGTATTGGCTTCGAGATTTGCGAAGACGCCTGGGTCGCGAACCGTCCGGGCCGTATCCTCTACGAACGGGGTATCGATATTATTCTGAACCCAACGGCCAGCCACTTTGCCTTTTTTAAATCGCAGACGCGGGAGCGGTTTGTAGTCGATGCGTCGCGGTCGTTTGGTGTCAGCTACGTGTATTCAAACCTACTGGGTAACGAATCGGGCCGGATCATTTTCGATGGTGACGCGATGGTGGCATCCAACGGCGAACTGCTGGTATCGGGTCCCCGCTTGAGCTACGA is a window from the Spirosoma rigui genome containing:
- a CDS encoding AGE family epimerase/isomerase, which encodes MTDHVLKKCRDELHTHLTTELLPFWTARTIDRENGGFITHFDQYGHDSGEDEKSLIAQTRSIYTYASAHRAGYGDGALADFARHGVDYLLDRMWDAEFGGFYWMTNRKGDVLNDQKIVYGHSFAIYCLSEYTLATGDLRGVEYAEKVFDLLQKYASDTCYGGYFEVFNHDWTLTGPGSAGGNRKTLDAHMHLMEAFTSLYECTRQSIHRRKLLEVINLLVGKIMHPTYGTGVPQFWADWRVAPQIKFDVIWGWDRFTEDGVKHQAEDNTSYGHNTEFGWLLLHALVVLEIPHETYINQLKKAFSHAADYGVDWEYGGVFVEGSHHGEVYDREKEFWQQAEALIGFLDAYRIFGEEKYWKAYENVHRFVLDKMVNHEVGEWWPLMTRQGVPIWTHMSHSWKINYHTVRSMVQSVRRLDALLERTASDGL
- a CDS encoding class I SAM-dependent methyltransferase, whose translation is MNPWSQVPPADYERHMSHETVGQLASLSEITKEKVEHRYPQTVAVYGACTGNGFAHFVDAQTVYAVDLNPTYLAILHDRYEPILNELVLVQADINQDPVSIPPASVDLIICHLFLEYVDLDRAFASIKQTLRPGGLLNVVLQRSNATGWVSNTGVTTLQPVAAIASEVPEETLLRHTAPDLRFEGRQTYRMPNGKSLISYDFVNGGNTPAADEESSDFEWPEW
- a CDS encoding phosphatase domain-containing protein translates to MKKVLILSGLSGSGKSTFARQFCAQHPNWLRVNRDDLRRSLLSVSLSEYWQTWSDREKSRLETLVSELQKTAIVDGLSRNWNVLIDNTNLKQSYFSEFRKMLADTFDAVEISYQLLDVPVAECIQRDKYRDDSVGEAVIRNQAEQLAVLKKNFNFRPEVLTRRDPFQRDQDELLPRCILVDIDGTVADKGDRSPFAWHRVGEDTPRWPIISLVKAMRAAGYAVIFFSGRDAVCRRETTDWLCTHFGWATTDFLLFMRPANDNRKDAIVKHELFDQHIAGRYYVEFVVDDRQQVVDMWRRTVGLPCVQVDYGNF